One window from the genome of Candidatus Chlorohelix allophototropha encodes:
- the ltaE gene encoding low-specificity L-threonine aldolase — protein sequence MSKIIDLRSDTVTKPTAAMREAMYKAEVGDDVYGEDPTVNKLEETAAEIMGKEAGLFVTSGTMGNLIGVITHCSRGQEVIMGAESHIFYYEVGGGAIVGGVMYHTVAEDRLGKFTLEQIEHAIRGKNIHYPVTGLVCLENSHNRKGGTAMSIEATKEICDTAHAHDVPVHLDGARVFNAATYLGKDVRELVAEIDSVQLCLSKGLGAPVGSVLVGKREFIERARKNRKMLGGGMRQSGVLAAAGLISLTEMTKRLAEDHYNAHLLAKGLQQVKGLEVDLETVQTNIVMADTTGSGRTADEWVASLKQKGVLINSMGAYTIRFVTHYEVDRSGIEEALTTISGISSGN from the coding sequence ATGTCGAAAATTATAGACCTACGCAGCGATACAGTAACCAAGCCTACCGCAGCAATGCGTGAAGCTATGTACAAAGCTGAGGTGGGTGATGACGTGTATGGAGAAGACCCCACTGTAAACAAGCTGGAAGAAACAGCCGCCGAAATAATGGGAAAGGAGGCGGGATTATTTGTAACAAGCGGTACTATGGGTAATTTGATTGGGGTAATTACCCATTGCAGCCGAGGGCAGGAAGTAATAATGGGCGCAGAGTCCCACATTTTCTATTATGAGGTAGGTGGGGGCGCAATAGTAGGCGGCGTGATGTACCACACCGTTGCGGAAGACCGTCTGGGAAAGTTCACTCTCGAACAGATTGAGCATGCCATTAGAGGTAAAAATATTCATTATCCTGTAACTGGGTTAGTATGCCTTGAGAATAGCCATAACCGCAAGGGTGGTACGGCTATGAGTATCGAGGCTACAAAAGAAATCTGCGATACAGCGCATGCACATGATGTACCAGTCCATTTGGACGGAGCGCGGGTATTTAATGCTGCTACCTATCTTGGCAAAGATGTACGAGAACTGGTAGCCGAGATTGACTCGGTTCAGCTCTGCCTCTCAAAAGGTTTGGGTGCGCCAGTTGGCTCGGTGTTGGTAGGTAAGCGGGAGTTCATCGAACGCGCCCGCAAGAATCGAAAGATGCTAGGCGGCGGTATGCGGCAGTCGGGGGTGTTAGCAGCGGCAGGTCTTATTTCTCTGACTGAAATGACCAAACGACTGGCTGAAGATCACTACAATGCACACCTCCTCGCTAAAGGCTTACAACAGGTAAAGGGACTAGAGGTAGACCTAGAAACGGTGCAGACTAATATTGTGATGGCAGATACTACAGGTTCAGGGCGTACCGCCGATGAATGGGTAGCAAGCTTGAAGCAAAAAGGTGTTTTGATTAACTCAATGGGAGCTTATACCATCCGCTTTGTGACCCATTACGAGGTAGATCGAAGCGGAATCGAGGAAGCATTGACCACAATCTCAGGCATTTCTAGTGGGAATTAA
- a CDS encoding ABC transporter ATP-binding protein, whose translation MIEAVNLTKVFGDFMAVNDVSLTVKEGQVLALLGHNGAGKTTTTRMLSAILAPTKGYAKIAGYDTVTQALEVRRSIGHLTELPGLYSRMRIEEYLDFFAEVFNVPKETRRSRTEEMMRQFDLWETRKLKIGEYSKGMRQKTALIRALIHDPKVLFLDEPTSAMDPYSSKLVRDSISELKKQNRTVVLCTHNLYEAEELADHIAIIRKGEILIEGSPDDLKRRLLGAPSFTVKLAQYQQPDNLPTRLKELVEVSDSGVDWFTYRCEEPEKYNPHLLKILVESGYQVITISETPRSLESVYLKIAGTPATANQNRDESEQTLSKLKEKRKGWFRNRSKEEANKTQETQAEQEEAVR comes from the coding sequence ATGATAGAAGCAGTTAACCTAACAAAAGTATTCGGCGACTTTATGGCAGTAAACGATGTCTCGCTTACAGTTAAAGAAGGACAGGTTTTGGCGTTATTGGGACATAATGGCGCAGGGAAAACCACTACAACCCGTATGTTGAGCGCTATTCTTGCACCAACCAAAGGCTATGCCAAAATTGCCGGGTACGACACTGTAACACAAGCTCTTGAAGTGCGTCGCTCTATCGGTCATCTCACTGAGCTACCCGGATTGTACTCGCGTATGCGGATTGAGGAATATCTGGATTTCTTCGCAGAAGTTTTCAATGTGCCTAAAGAAACCAGACGCAGCCGCACCGAAGAAATGATGCGCCAATTTGACCTATGGGAAACTAGAAAGCTAAAAATCGGCGAGTACTCAAAAGGGATGCGCCAGAAAACTGCCCTTATCCGCGCTTTAATTCATGACCCTAAAGTGCTGTTCCTCGATGAACCTACCAGTGCAATGGATCCTTATAGCTCGAAGTTGGTACGAGATTCTATTTCAGAATTAAAAAAACAAAATCGCACGGTTGTCTTGTGTACCCATAATCTATACGAAGCAGAAGAACTGGCAGACCATATTGCCATAATTCGCAAAGGTGAAATCCTAATCGAAGGAAGCCCCGACGATTTGAAACGCCGTTTACTTGGCGCACCAAGCTTTACCGTGAAGTTGGCACAATATCAGCAACCGGATAATTTGCCAACCCGTTTGAAAGAGCTAGTCGAAGTAAGCGACTCCGGTGTAGATTGGTTCACTTACCGATGCGAGGAGCCAGAAAAATACAATCCGCACTTGCTAAAAATTCTGGTAGAAAGTGGCTATCAGGTAATTACTATCAGCGAAACGCCGCGCAGCCTTGAATCTGTGTATCTCAAGATTGCAGGAACCCCTGCTACCGCCAACCAGAACCGCGATGAAAGCGAGCAAACCCTGTCAAAGCTCAAAGAAAAACGCAAAGGCTGGTTTAGAAACCGCAGTAAAGAAGAAGCCAACAAGACGCAAGAAACACAGGCTGAGCAAGAGGAGGCAGTACGTTAA
- a CDS encoding prenyltransferase/squalene oxidase repeat-containing protein has translation MGIYDNQIRLALDFLVKTQNPDGGWGYKVGGQSFAEPTALALLALFHPDIGAGRLNAPQPYVDAVQKGLTRLRADQHQDGGWGIFKEDQFSGWMTYLATWCFNILLKIPELSALYARPEDTDLRGRARGVILNKQREPKVTQKEWDIYKKLLSIDSNLLGWKWGPNATEAGFVIPTALAMIALTVEDRVIVADSDQIQEGKAYLRDRACAGGGWNVGNPYMYDKQLPPTPDGTAYALLAFAVTLSTSDFGGTQEVWSGVSVLSDFVEETYSDHVLALGLTALRFYPDIGTNNSDRLNRFYIKLLKGTPSQTGKPASKGQALSGGWMDSPHSTALAILALSDNLYFVQPQ, from the coding sequence GTGGGAATATATGATAACCAGATACGTCTGGCGCTTGATTTTCTGGTAAAAACACAGAACCCTGACGGTGGTTGGGGTTATAAAGTTGGCGGTCAAAGCTTTGCAGAGCCAACTGCTCTGGCTTTGTTGGCGCTTTTCCACCCCGATATTGGGGCTGGCAGGTTGAATGCTCCTCAGCCCTATGTAGATGCGGTTCAGAAGGGGCTTACGAGGCTGCGTGCTGATCAGCATCAAGACGGTGGGTGGGGCATTTTCAAGGAAGATCAGTTTAGCGGCTGGATGACTTACCTTGCAACTTGGTGTTTTAATATTCTGCTTAAAATCCCCGAACTGTCAGCGCTCTATGCCAGACCTGAGGATACCGATTTACGGGGCAGGGCGCGTGGCGTGATTTTGAATAAACAGCGCGAACCAAAGGTCACTCAGAAAGAGTGGGATATTTATAAAAAACTACTGAGTATTGACTCGAATCTGTTAGGTTGGAAATGGGGACCTAACGCTACCGAAGCAGGCTTTGTGATTCCAACTGCTTTGGCAATGATAGCCTTGACGGTGGAAGATCGCGTAATAGTAGCCGATAGTGACCAGATTCAAGAAGGTAAGGCTTACCTACGTGACCGCGCATGCGCTGGCGGTGGTTGGAACGTAGGTAACCCTTATATGTACGATAAACAATTGCCTCCAACCCCGGATGGAACCGCCTATGCTTTACTGGCTTTTGCCGTCACGCTTAGCACTTCAGATTTTGGCGGGACACAGGAAGTGTGGAGTGGTGTTTCAGTGTTGTCCGATTTTGTAGAAGAAACATACAGTGACCATGTGTTGGCGCTTGGCTTGACGGCTTTACGCTTTTATCCGGATATCGGTACTAATAACTCAGATCGCCTGAATCGCTTTTATATCAAGCTACTCAAAGGCACTCCTTCCCAAACCGGTAAACCTGCCTCAAAAGGACAAGCTCTCAGTGGTGGTTGGATGGATAGTCCTCATTCTACTGCCTTGGCAATTCTAGCTTTAAGCGATAATCTTTATTTTGTACAACCGCAATGA
- a CDS encoding stage II sporulation protein M: MLKNLTFRIGNQPPSSIARALIITRRELRDSMRDWRILSPLISLTFIVPSLVVLAIRFGKTMLERLEPGTFEDRVLPFATLSVGFFPMSFSLIIAFESFVGEKERNSLEALLSAPLTDLELFMGKFLAAVIPTILSSAYGTLVFVIGILLTGGPMPADPLNLIFFILLGTAEALVMVTGAVIVSSHSTSVRGANLLASFVILPMTIIVQIEALLVISGQSNMLFFVLLSLLFIFVILLRTGVRVFNREEILAREGGDSLKIKAIFSNFLYLFARTPEEAIYNRKSNLRKFSLWRLYRYDIPQIIKLNGPAIIMVVVSLMIAIFIGWWVTTLQPVKELLAQYQGSIKDQVASAQNPACNSQLLADYGITWQFIFFNNVKSVLIGSGLGFISMGIGGLLLLMAAIAPIGGLGNIMAQSGANIFLLFIGFILPHGIIELPAAIMATGAALQVATCFIAPPKGMSIGRSLQFSLVNYIKLMALIIPLLFVAALIEGNLTPVIGCWITNSRF, translated from the coding sequence ATGCTAAAAAATTTAACTTTTAGAATTGGTAACCAGCCACCCTCCTCTATTGCACGCGCTTTAATAATCACCCGGCGCGAACTTCGGGACAGTATGCGTGATTGGCGTATTCTCTCCCCCCTAATAAGTCTGACTTTTATTGTCCCTTCGCTGGTGGTGCTGGCTATACGGTTCGGTAAAACTATGCTGGAACGCCTTGAACCGGGCACTTTCGAGGATAGGGTGCTACCCTTTGCTACATTATCGGTTGGGTTCTTCCCAATGTCCTTCTCGCTAATCATCGCTTTTGAAAGCTTCGTGGGCGAGAAGGAACGTAATAGCTTAGAGGCTTTACTTTCGGCTCCCCTAACCGATCTGGAATTATTCATGGGTAAGTTTCTGGCAGCAGTAATTCCTACTATACTTTCCAGCGCTTACGGCACACTGGTATTTGTGATAGGAATTCTGCTCACAGGTGGACCAATGCCAGCCGACCCCTTAAACCTCATATTCTTTATACTGCTTGGAACGGCGGAAGCGTTGGTAATGGTGACAGGGGCAGTAATAGTAAGTAGCCATTCAACCAGTGTGCGAGGGGCAAACCTGTTAGCCAGTTTCGTCATTCTGCCAATGACTATCATCGTACAAATAGAAGCGCTTCTGGTAATCAGCGGTCAGAGCAATATGCTTTTCTTCGTATTGCTTAGCCTGTTATTTATCTTCGTGATTTTACTACGCACGGGTGTAAGAGTCTTTAATCGTGAAGAAATTCTCGCGCGCGAAGGTGGAGATAGCTTGAAGATAAAAGCAATCTTCTCCAATTTCCTTTATCTGTTCGCGCGTACTCCTGAAGAAGCCATTTACAACCGGAAAAGCAACCTACGAAAATTCAGCCTGTGGCGCTTGTACCGCTACGACATTCCCCAGATTATAAAGCTCAATGGACCGGCTATCATTATGGTAGTGGTAAGTCTGATGATTGCAATATTTATCGGCTGGTGGGTTACAACCCTACAACCCGTAAAAGAGTTATTAGCGCAATATCAAGGAAGTATCAAAGATCAGGTAGCCAGCGCCCAGAATCCCGCCTGCAATTCCCAGCTACTGGCAGATTACGGGATAACTTGGCAATTCATTTTCTTCAACAATGTTAAGTCGGTACTCATCGGAAGTGGGCTTGGCTTCATATCAATGGGGATAGGGGGTTTGCTCCTTCTCATGGCAGCGATTGCCCCAATCGGCGGGTTGGGTAATATAATGGCGCAATCGGGAGCAAATATATTTCTGCTATTTATAGGCTTTATCCTGCCGCATGGAATTATTGAGTTACCCGCCGCGATTATGGCTACCGGCGCGGCATTACAAGTAGCTACTTGCTTTATAGCACCGCCAAAGGGTATGAGTATTGGGCGCAGCCTACAATTTTCTCTGGTAAACTATATAAAGCTGATGGCGTTGATAATTCCTTTGTTATTTGTAGCCGCATTAATTGAGGGCAATTTAACGCCTGTAATAGGATGCTGGATTACCAATTCGAGATTTTAA
- a CDS encoding DUF362 domain-containing protein, translating into MTINPNRPRRRVISRRQFTRLMLTGAIGGSLVLVEFASRPLGIIKWISLNFRRIGKGFGEKSQVAIVNATYEGDILTPLRTAWEAVDTPSATGKRVVLKPNIIYNFPDSAINTHPAVLEAAIRLFREQGAKEVIVAEGSAYQRDITDLLYQSGIQQVLDKLNVPFVDLNHDDLVKVNTKGGYNSLEFMWLPKTIAHAELLVSMPKMKTHHWAGVTLSMKNLYGIVPGIKYGWPKNILHVTGIEQNIVELYETMPPQATIVDGIMAMEGDGPLFGTPKPAQVLVIGRDLVAVDATCARIMGFEPTKDFLKHIWYADWLGQGVMSKDRIIQKALPVESVKQNFTPAPKPEDVARY; encoded by the coding sequence ATGACAATAAATCCTAACCGTCCCAGACGTAGAGTAATTAGTCGCCGCCAGTTTACACGCCTGATGCTTACAGGTGCAATCGGTGGTTCCTTAGTGTTGGTTGAATTTGCCAGTCGTCCCCTTGGGATAATTAAGTGGATTAGCTTAAATTTCCGCCGCATTGGAAAAGGCTTTGGGGAGAAATCACAGGTGGCGATAGTTAACGCAACCTATGAGGGTGATATTTTAACGCCCTTACGCACTGCTTGGGAAGCGGTAGATACTCCCTCGGCAACCGGTAAGCGTGTTGTTTTAAAGCCCAATATTATTTATAACTTTCCCGACTCAGCTATTAATACGCACCCCGCCGTATTGGAGGCAGCTATACGTCTTTTCCGGGAGCAGGGCGCGAAAGAGGTTATCGTGGCGGAAGGCTCAGCTTACCAGCGCGATATTACCGATTTATTGTATCAGAGTGGTATTCAGCAGGTATTGGATAAACTGAATGTGCCTTTCGTAGATTTGAATCACGATGATTTGGTTAAGGTGAATACCAAAGGCGGTTACAACAGTCTAGAGTTCATGTGGTTGCCAAAGACAATTGCTCATGCAGAGTTGCTGGTTTCGATGCCTAAAATGAAAACTCATCACTGGGCGGGTGTGACTCTGAGCATGAAGAATTTGTACGGGATTGTGCCGGGCATAAAATACGGCTGGCCCAAGAATATTTTGCATGTGACCGGGATTGAGCAAAATATCGTTGAATTGTACGAAACAATGCCTCCACAAGCTACCATTGTAGATGGAATTATGGCGATGGAGGGAGACGGTCCTTTGTTTGGAACACCTAAACCCGCGCAGGTGCTGGTAATCGGGCGCGATCTGGTAGCGGTTGATGCTACATGTGCTCGTATAATGGGCTTTGAACCAACCAAAGATTTCCTTAAACATATCTGGTATGCCGATTGGCTTGGTCAGGGTGTGATGAGCAAGGATCGGATTATACAGAAAGCTTTACCTGTTGAGAGCGTGAAACAGAATTTCACCCCTGCCCCAAAACCCGAAGATGTAGCCCGGTATTAG
- the cofC gene encoding 2-phospho-L-lactate guanylyltransferase → MQNTLYTKPNIQVLVPVKPFSKGKSRIAPLLDLNHRTILARHLLLHTLSVLKDISALGFISGYNVVSADQEALRMGRFYGATSFEESSDGQEIGLNAALELAARQISNNTHCDALLILLADLPLLDIGVLHNFLLLQDTPFVAIAPDRLHKGTNALLLAPSELLDFSYSFGENSFALHLRKFHSCGLKNIRQCHIPELAYDLDTPEDFARLPQKWQTISVF, encoded by the coding sequence TTGCAGAATACGCTTTATACCAAACCGAATATACAAGTGCTTGTGCCGGTCAAGCCTTTTTCAAAAGGCAAAAGCCGTATAGCGCCATTGCTGGATTTAAACCATCGTACTATTTTGGCACGACACCTACTATTGCATACCCTTTCGGTACTTAAAGATATTTCCGCGTTGGGTTTTATTTCGGGGTATAACGTTGTGAGCGCAGATCAGGAGGCATTGCGCATGGGGCGTTTTTATGGCGCAACATCCTTTGAAGAAAGCTCAGACGGTCAGGAAATCGGATTAAATGCCGCATTGGAGTTAGCTGCTCGTCAAATATCCAATAACACACACTGTGATGCCTTGCTAATACTGTTAGCCGACCTGCCGCTACTGGATATCGGAGTTTTGCATAATTTTTTACTCCTGCAAGATACTCCATTTGTTGCAATTGCGCCTGATCGTCTGCACAAGGGCACTAACGCGCTACTTCTTGCTCCTTCAGAATTACTCGATTTTTCTTACAGTTTTGGGGAAAATAGCTTCGCGCTTCATTTGAGGAAATTTCATTCTTGCGGGCTAAAGAATATACGGCAATGCCATATACCTGAGTTAGCTTACGATTTGGACACCCCTGAAGATTTTGCTCGGTTGCCTCAGAAATGGCAAACGATTTCTGTATTTTAG